In the genome of Podospora pseudocomata strain CBS 415.72m chromosome 2 map unlocalized CBS415.72m_2.2, whole genome shotgun sequence, one region contains:
- the SOU1 gene encoding Sorbose reductase sou1 (COG:Q; EggNog:ENOG503NXQY), with translation MSHVSPVGLFAHDSTAPPASNRVLPLFSLAGKTAIVSGATAGIGYAVAQGFAEAGANVAIWYNSKKEQAEAAAAEIEKDFGVKCKAYHVNVASFPAVSSAINDHILPEFNSRLDIFVANSGIAWEDGPMLDGAAEDRIKRYKQIIDTNLDGTFYCARVAGEIFRRQKQEGLLEGFTYGSFIATASMSGSIVNIPQLQTAYNASKAGVIHLVKSLAVEWVGFARANTVSPGYIVTEISKFCDEGTKRAWRDKIPMGREGMPNELKGAYLYLASDAASYTTGIDLVVDGGYCAP, from the exons ATGTCCCACGTTTCCCCAGTTGGGCTCTTCGCCCACGACTCTACCGCTCCTCCTGCCAGCAACAGAGTTCTGCCTCTGTTTTCCCTCGCTGGAAAGACCGCCATCGTCTCGGGCGCCACAGCTGGTATCGGTTACGCTGTTGCTCAGGGGTTCGCCGAAGCGGGCGCCAACGTGGCGATATGGTACAACTccaagaaggagcaggcTGAGGCTGCCGCAGCCGAGATCGAGAAGGACTTTGGCGTCAAGT GCAAAGCCTACCACGTAAACGTCGCCTCCTTCcccgccgtctcctcggccatcaacgaccacatcctccccgaGTTCAACTCCCGCCTCGACATATTCGTCGCCAACTCGGGCATCGCCTGGGAAGACGGCCCCATGCTCGACGGCGCGGCCGAGGACCGCATCAAGCGCTACAAGCAAatcatcgacaccaacctcgacggCACCTTCTACTGCGCCAGAGTGGCCGGGGAGATCTTCCGCCGGCAGAAGCAAGAGGGGCTTCTCGAGGGGTTCACCTACGGCAGCTTCATTGCTACGGCGAGCATGAGCGGGAGCATTGTGAACATCCCCCAGCTGCAGACGGCGTATAATGCGAGCAAGGCGGGCGTGATTCACTTGGTCAAGAGTCTGGCGGTGGAGTGGGTTGGTTTTGCGAGGGCGAACACGGTGAGCCCGGGGTACATTGTTACGGAGATTAGCAAGTTTTGCGATGAGGGGACGAAGAGGGCTTGGAGAGATAAGATTccgatggggagggaggggatgccAAATGAGTTGAAGGGGGCGTATTTGTATCTGGCGAGCGATGCGGCTTCGTATACTACGGGGATtgatttggtggtggatggtgggtATTGCGCTCCTTGA